In one window of Maribacter dokdonensis DSW-8 DNA:
- the mrdA gene encoding penicillin-binding protein 2 — MRKILLSSIIIVIAITFLGRLSYLQIFSFSAEQVLEDPAIKAIYDYPERGYIYDRNGHLLVGNDPAYDVMVIPREVKALDTLEFCGLLGIEKEKFVEKLRKARVYSPRLPSVLVPQLSKQDYAKLQEKMRKYKGFYIQKRSLRYYDTPSAANVLGYISEVNEGDLAVNKYYVQGELKGRTGVERYYEDLLRGRKGVQYIQKDRFNRDIGPYKNGELDTLPEQGKQISITIDKTLQEYGETLMNGKRGGIVAIEPATGEILSMISGPTYDPALLVGRERSKNYTKLYNDTIANPTWDRSIHAQQPPGSPFKTLNALIALQEGVLDESTTIQCYHGFYVGKKKRGCHCGGGLRKLNNGISQSCNAYFAGAFRKIFEKFETTDEAMDVWEKHMRSFGLGDYLGYDLPFGQRGRIPSKEYYDKWYGDNRWSSSYIISNSIGQGEILATPVQLANMTAAIANRGHYFTPHILKKIEGKDITEPKFTEAKHTTIDPKYFEPVVQGMADVYVSGTARWLQIPGIEVAGKTGTAENFTKIDGVRTQLTDHSVFVAFAPVDDPKIAIAVYIENGYFGSRYAGHIATLMIEKYLKGEISRKDLEKRMLEKTLEAEYAKPYSGEEFKINERVW, encoded by the coding sequence ATGAGAAAAATTCTTTTATCATCTATTATCATTGTAATCGCAATTACCTTTTTGGGAAGGCTATCCTATTTGCAAATTTTTAGTTTTTCTGCAGAACAGGTTTTAGAAGACCCCGCAATTAAAGCTATTTATGATTATCCAGAACGTGGCTACATATACGATCGTAATGGTCATCTATTAGTAGGTAATGATCCTGCTTATGACGTCATGGTCATACCAAGAGAAGTAAAGGCTCTGGACACTTTAGAGTTTTGTGGGCTTTTAGGCATAGAAAAAGAGAAATTCGTTGAAAAATTAAGAAAAGCAAGAGTATACTCCCCTAGACTTCCTTCTGTACTTGTACCTCAACTATCAAAACAAGATTATGCTAAGCTCCAAGAGAAAATGCGTAAATACAAAGGTTTCTATATTCAAAAAAGATCTTTACGTTATTACGACACACCCAGTGCAGCCAATGTTCTTGGGTATATAAGCGAGGTAAACGAAGGAGATCTTGCCGTTAACAAGTATTATGTACAAGGTGAATTAAAAGGCAGAACTGGAGTAGAACGTTATTACGAAGACCTTTTAAGAGGAAGAAAGGGTGTGCAATACATACAAAAAGACAGATTCAATAGAGATATTGGTCCATATAAAAATGGGGAATTAGATACTTTACCTGAGCAAGGAAAACAAATTAGTATTACCATAGATAAAACCTTACAAGAGTATGGTGAAACCCTAATGAACGGAAAAAGAGGTGGTATTGTAGCTATAGAACCTGCTACAGGAGAAATTCTCTCCATGATTTCCGGGCCAACATACGACCCTGCATTATTGGTTGGTAGAGAACGTTCAAAAAACTATACTAAACTTTATAACGATACCATAGCGAACCCTACCTGGGACCGATCCATTCATGCACAGCAACCCCCTGGATCACCATTTAAAACGCTGAACGCACTCATCGCCCTTCAAGAAGGGGTTTTGGATGAGTCTACGACCATTCAGTGTTATCACGGTTTTTATGTGGGCAAGAAAAAAAGAGGCTGCCACTGTGGTGGAGGTTTAAGAAAACTAAATAACGGAATATCTCAATCATGCAACGCTTATTTTGCTGGTGCCTTCAGAAAAATATTCGAAAAATTCGAAACTACGGATGAAGCCATGGATGTGTGGGAAAAACACATGCGAAGCTTTGGTCTAGGCGATTATTTAGGTTACGATTTGCCATTTGGTCAAAGAGGTCGTATTCCTAGTAAAGAATATTATGACAAGTGGTATGGGGATAATAGATGGAGTTCGTCTTATATTATCTCAAATTCTATTGGGCAAGGTGAAATATTGGCAACTCCTGTACAATTAGCGAACATGACAGCTGCCATTGCCAACAGAGGGCACTATTTTACACCGCACATTTTAAAGAAAATTGAAGGCAAAGATATTACAGAACCAAAATTTACCGAAGCAAAGCACACAACGATCGACCCAAAATATTTTGAGCCGGTAGTTCAAGGTATGGCAGATGTTTATGTAAGCGGTACTGCAAGATGGTTACAGATACCAGGAATAGAAGTAGCAGGAAAAACTGGTACGGCGGAGAATTTTACCAAAATAGATGGTGTACGTACCCAATTGACGGACCATTCCGTTTTTGTGGCATTTGCACCTGTAGACGATCCTAAAATTGCCATCGCCGTTTATATTGAAAATGGCTACTTTGGCTCTAGATATGCTGGCCACATTGCCACGCTTATGATAGAGAAATACCTAAAAGGAGAAATTTCCAGAAAGGATTTGGAAAAAAGAATGTTGGAAAAAACATTGGAAGCCGAATACGCGAAACCCTACAGTGGGGAGGAGTTCAAAATAAACGAGCGTGTCTGGTAG
- the mreD gene encoding rod shape-determining protein MreD — MINSTTFLIVLRFILLVLVQVLVFNKLNFFGYINPLVYILFLYWYPIKQNRTTFILLCFFLGLCVDIFSDTLAINAAATVTIAYLRPTIMRFVFGVNYEFQSFKLNNSTKAQQFTFLALLIIIHHLVYFTLEIFSFANSLLILQKTVVVGISTLILGILFSTLFSTKKE; from the coding sequence ATGATCAATAGTACGACATTTTTAATTGTACTCCGATTTATTTTATTGGTACTGGTACAAGTACTAGTATTCAATAAATTGAATTTTTTTGGGTATATAAACCCACTGGTTTACATTCTCTTTCTTTACTGGTATCCTATCAAACAAAATAGAACTACCTTTATACTTCTATGTTTTTTCTTAGGTCTTTGCGTAGATATTTTCTCTGACACACTTGCCATTAACGCAGCGGCCACAGTAACCATAGCCTATTTAAGACCAACCATAATGCGTTTTGTCTTTGGTGTCAATTATGAATTTCAAAGTTTTAAGTTAAACAATAGCACTAAGGCACAACAATTTACGTTTTTAGCGTTATTGATTATAATACATCACTTGGTATACTTCACTTTAGAAATTTTCAGCTTTGCAAATAGCTTGTTAATTTTACAAAAAACAGTCGTAGTGGGTATTTCCACGTTGATATTAGGCATTTTGTTCAGTACGTTATTCAGCACTAAAAAAGAATGA
- the mreC gene encoding rod shape-determining protein MreC, with product MQQIINFLIRNKIFLLYLFLLFISFIFTFQSHSYHQSKFLNSSNYITGSIYTFSDNITSYFGLREENNRLVEENKRLRDRLFNNVLLSPSRIDSTSVNYEIIRGRAINNSYADQRNYITINKGENDSIAQDMGVITDKGILGIVENTSNNFSTVQSILSDKSTINAKIKNSNHFGSLVWENTTDYNVVQLIDIPRLVPLTIGDTIVTGAMSSIFPENIPIGTIKSFDLDNSKSFYFINVELFNDMTNIGTIYIIKNLNRKEVLELEAETEANDQ from the coding sequence ATGCAGCAGATCATAAATTTTTTAATTAGGAATAAGATTTTCTTACTATACCTTTTTTTGCTCTTTATATCATTCATTTTTACATTTCAATCGCATTCGTACCATCAATCTAAATTTTTAAATTCCTCCAACTATATTACTGGAAGTATATATACATTCTCAGATAATATAACTTCTTATTTTGGATTAAGGGAAGAAAACAACAGGCTGGTAGAGGAAAACAAACGACTTAGGGATAGGCTATTCAACAACGTATTACTATCGCCTTCAAGGATAGATTCTACTTCTGTTAATTATGAAATAATTAGGGGTAGGGCAATTAATAACAGCTATGCCGATCAACGTAATTATATAACTATCAATAAAGGTGAAAACGATAGTATTGCACAAGATATGGGTGTTATAACTGATAAAGGTATTCTTGGCATCGTGGAAAACACGTCAAATAATTTTTCTACCGTGCAGAGTATTTTAAGTGACAAATCTACCATAAACGCTAAAATCAAAAACTCTAACCACTTTGGATCTTTAGTTTGGGAAAACACGACCGACTATAATGTTGTTCAACTAATTGACATTCCAAGATTGGTGCCGTTAACCATTGGCGATACCATTGTAACGGGAGCCATGAGTAGCATTTTCCCGGAGAATATACCTATAGGAACCATTAAAAGTTTTGATTTGGACAATTCTAAAAGTTTCTACTTTATTAATGTAGAACTGTTCAATGACATGACCAATATTGGGACTATATACATCATTAAAAATTTAAATCGCAAAGAAGTTTTAGAACTAGAAGCAGAAACAGAGGCCAATGATCAATAG